In the Brachyhypopomus gauderio isolate BG-103 chromosome 4, BGAUD_0.2, whole genome shotgun sequence genome, one interval contains:
- the baz2bb gene encoding bromodomain adjacent to zinc finger domain protein 2B isoform X8, with amino-acid sequence MFWVYDFVGMESGERLATPTSTQGSIRSVASPSTSSPNSASKSAGHLFRMASDSGFGMSAVSSAFPMVSHPAFSLYSALSGRSHFGGLGTLGMPAALAPQAQLGTFPDWWRAPDVPVSGAALFPPLLGLPSLFSAPAPSQDPGLGRGPTPGRSAHASTKGLNGAVNGNGKAKSASSGASSTSSSPSPAHTTAESKIPKPVLDPQTVGQPPRPAPIPPNHSVTPKGTHNHCKPHKPASKGQSCSRNHKNKTEEAQEKTNHKTNTKALCKTMAEISSNSDSQSGASSDSSSDTLSSLDSVDLEEEEDDDDDDDDEDGSIASEDSDSEREQNAKRKLKTARVKESFSIGADMHSMDPHSGLLASYFPGQGSSTAPSLSQASPLLFKSSRPREHSSKHTSVIQATGLAASKLVPLLPHPGQDRDASTKPPASPKPLCLALAPKPQSLSSSPTPLSLSLSPKNRSISPSPKPLSLTLSPKPPSLSSSPKPPTLSPSYRPMGLAPSPTPPSPRPPSLLPEALRAMGRNSPEKPHAFSQLKQDPFRMMFQPREEQDVGKLLKETGSPSPPLPAQRSRKRPPPHAAPQPPGLFLPSAGPEGEHANGAVQDAPLALVARPRPRAPGEKNPAPGASPCSSAPINLSTGPKGRSGGPAGPGCAAAPSRPSPRATQQKGLGSGRGAGQGTPHGQQLQSLVEMFRGMESDIPSSKDSDDTAEEEDDAEEEDDKDSDDSLSDSGSNLDSDSDDDEEDDDIKDEDMETDTESERTPLKLTKSSVSFTDSSPSSASLNLQIHAAHAMPTPTIVSSSGALAYHSTPSSSYNPATPPGKRRRVTDEQALRRPLEYGWRREVRIRGVCGRMQGEVSYYAPCGKKLRQYSDVMKYLARNGISGITRDHFSFSAKIRVGDFYEAREGPEGFQWCLLKSEEVAPHVHALEGRRARLKSQEPRRTPAPSSADPVRPRHGKGRQPNVGEPDAAGAVDPKLLRKLEAQEIARQAAQLKLMRKLEKQALARAAKEAKRQQALLAAEEKRRQKEQLKLLKQQEKIRRIEQIRMEKELRAQQILEAKRKKKEEAANAKILEAEKRIKEKELRRQQAMILKQQERERRRQHMMLIKAMEARKRAEERERLKQEKRDEKRLNKERRLELRRLELEMAKELNKPNEDMCLADHKALPELPRLPGLVLPGGCFADCLMVLQFLRCFGKVLGAEGGVPAPTLHTLQAGLLNLGPSAALLQELLVRLLSAAVCDPGLPPGQRAKTALGEHLSSVAINQDNVSEILHIYMTAHCGQTELAPLAESLKTKAFQAHTPVQKASMLAFLANELACSKSVVTEIDKNIDHMTNLRRDKWVVEGSLRKLRSIHAKRTGKRESGVGGDDGQALGTPSAGRKRKRKAGDSEDDDDEDDDSDDQVEEEEEEEEEGGKKGKKAEACEDEDEGDQTASVEELERQIERLTKQQSQIRRKLFESSHLLRSMMLGQDRYRRRYWALPQCGGVFIEAMESGEGAEELQRERERLQSAHGLLLKEEPVEKPLFTSPEVKRETPSPEPPQEKNSLNLFLQKPGSFSKLSKLLEVAKMVPEPSVHPHAPLLTPPHLPTNAQTAFPTIPSPISNQEVKSEPSAPLLIPAYLGNLQQQLHSDQLYRALTENNAHWFSLLPRSPCDAASLTASQIPPPSSSPQPRSAKGQSPTTSNPGIASSLSPDSSQTAASVTSPSCTATLASGSLAALQMKAATPVIGLPLCPWPTAFPGSNVAFGGLTMPSLLGGAYAPAEGTGNPFLLSAGVAAVKSESPGPGGEKPPTAPSPVLEVTKNQDLTSPQPIPEEMLRGWWKVSSSEELSSIVNACHPRGVRERVLQKQLQKHMESITQVCAKNKDAAVMDVEELGRRQVCEETVRGWCVEEHAMDQDISALQQVEELERRVASASLQVKGWRPAEPQSLRGDLLYYEHKSPGGAEATRSDAGVARRANNPLDIAVARLSELERHIERRYLKSPLGITIQLTVDNVGMVTIPAPAPSHNADGDGAEEEVAPGMKQWRRALGEARSGAQLSLCLQHLQRSIAWERSIMKVYCQICRKGDNEELLLLCDGCDKGCHTYCHKPQITTIPEGDWFCPACITKASDPSQTGRKQTCRPAGAGAGKKLPEAKRNKRGGVAGEGSEEESTSASSTPKKAGKEAQKKKKAEEAPPPEPTQQESPVRAKKAKTARDNSKDLELCRLLLAELLSHQDAWPFMIPVNPKSVPGYRKVIKKPMDFSTIREKLANSQYLNLETFIIDVNLVFDNCEKFNEDNSEIGRAGHSMRRFFQRRWTELLQQMN; translated from the exons atgtTTTGGGTGTATGATTTTGTAGGTATGGAGTCTGGAGAGAGACTGGCTacgcccacctccacccagggcTCCATTAGATCTGTAGCCTCCCCTTCTACATCATCACCAAACTCAGCAAGTAAGAGCG CAGGACATTTGTTCCGAATGGCGAGTGATTCTGGATTTGGAATGTCTGCGGTGTCCAGCGCCTTCCCCATGGTCAGCCATCCAGCCTTCAGCCTGTACTCCGCATTGTCCGGACGTTCCCATTTCGGAGGTCTCGGAACGCTGGGAATGCCAGCAGCTCTTGCGCCGCAGGCCCAGCTGGGGACCTTCCCAG ACTGGTGGCGGGCTCCGGATGTGCCTGTTTCTGGCGCTGCTCTCTTCCCGCCTCTTCTGGGCCTGCCCTCCTTATTCAGCGCTCCTGCCCCGAGCCAGGACCCCGGCCTCGGCCGTGGCCCCACCCCCGGCAGGAGCGCACACGCCTCCACTAAAG GTTTAAACGGTGCAGTGAATGGCAATGGCAAAGCAAAGTCTGCTTCCTCTGGGGCaagctccacctcctcctcaccctcgccTGCTCACACAACCGCTGAGTCCAAGATCCCCAAACCCGTCCTGGACCCCCAGACTGTCGGCCAGCCTCCCAGACCTGCTCCGATCCCGCCGAACCACAGCGTGACTCCCAAAGGCACACACAATCACTGCAAACCCCATAAACCTGCCAGCAAGGGCCAAAGCTGCAGTCGGAACCACAAGAACAAAACGGAAGAGGCCCAAGAAAAGACCAACCACAAAACAAACACGAAG GCACTGTGTAAGACAATGGCAGAGATTTCCAGCAACAGCGATAGCCAATCAGGAGCCAGCTCTGACAGCTCCAGTGACACACTCAGCAGCTTGGACTCTGTGGacctggaggaagaggaggatgatgatgatgatgatgatgatgaggatgggAGTATCGCCAGTGAAGACTCAGACTCGGAGAGAGAGCAGAACGCCAAGCGGAAGCTCAAG ACCGCCCGAGTGAAAGAGAGCTTTTCTATCGGAGCAGACATGCACTCCATGGATCCTCATAGTGGCCTGCTTGCCTCTTACTTCCCTGGGCAGGGCTCCTCAACGGCCCCTTCACTCTCTCAGGCGAGCCCCCTGCTCTTCAAGAGCTCCAGGCCCAGAGAGCATTCCAGCAAACACACCAGTGTGATCCAGGCTACGGGCCTGGCAGCCAGCAAGCTCGTCCCGCTCCTCCCCCATCCCGGCCAAGACCGAGACGCCTCCACCAAACCACCTGCGTCTCCTAAACCCCTGTGTCTCGCCTTGGCTCCGAAACCCCAGTCCCTTTCCTCCTCTCCCACGCCTCTTTCTCTGTCCTTATCCCCAAAGAATCGCTCCATCTCTCCGTCTCCGAAGCCGctgtctctcaccctctctccaaagcctccctccctctcctcctcccccaaaCCCCCCACGCTCTCTCCCTCCTACAGGCCCATGGGCCTGGCCCCCTCCCCGACGCCCCCTTCTCCCAGACCCCCCTCTCTGCTGCCAGAAGCCCTGAGAGCGATGGGTAGGAATTCGCCGGAGAAGCCGCACGCCTTCAGTCAGCTCAAACAG GACCCTTTCAGAATGATGTTCCAGCCAAGAGAAGAACAAGATGTGGGAAAACTCCTGAAAGAAACGGggtccccctcaccccccctccctGCCCAACGCAGCCGTAAGCGCCCGCCCCCCCACGCCGCCCCCCAGCCACCCGGCCTCTTCCTTCCCTCGGCTGGGCCGGAGGGGGAGCACGCCAACGGCGCCGTGCAGGACGCCCCGCTGGCCCTGGTGGCAAGGCCCCGTCCACGCGCCCCCGGGGAGAAGAACCCGGCGCCGGGCGCCTCGCCCTGCTCCAGCGCGCCCATCAACCTGAGTACCGGACCCAAGGGCCGCTCGGGCGGACCGGCCGGCCCAGGGTGCGCCGCCGCTCCGTCCAGGCCGAGCCCGAGAGCGACCCAGCAGAAAGGCTTGGGGTCTGGGCGCGGGGCAGGACAGGGGACCCCGCACGGCCAGCAGCTCCAGTCCCTGGTGGAGATGTTCAGGGGAATGGAGTCAGACATTCCCAGCAGCAAAGACTCGGATGACACggcggaggaagaggatgatgcGGAAGAGGAAGATGACAAAGATTCAGACGACAGTTTATCAG ATTCTGGCAGTAATCTTGACTCTGACTCTGACgatgatgaagaggatgatGACATTAAAGATGAGGACATGGAGACTGACACAGAAAGCGAGAGAACGCCACTCAAGCTCACCAAAAGCTCAGTCTCCTTCACGgactcctcccccagctccGCCTCCCTCAACCTGCAGATCCATGCTGCTCATGCTATGCCTACGCCCACTATTGTATCCAGCTCTGGGGCCCTGGCCTATCACAGCACGCCATCTTCCTCATATAACCCGGCCACACCCCCAG GAAAAAGAAGAAGAGTGACCGATGAACAAGCCTTGCGAAGACCTCTTGAATATGG gtggaggagagaggttcGCATCCGCGGCGTCTGTGGGCGGATGCAAGGAGAAGTGTCCTACTACGCCCCCTGTGGCAAAAAACTGCGACAGTATTCGGACGTGATGAAG TATCTAGCACGAAATGGAATAAGTGGGATCACACGTGATCATTTTAGCTTCAGCGCTAAAATAAGAGTTGGTGACTTCTATGAAGCCCGAGAAGGACCAGAG GGTTTCCAGTGGTGTCTGCTCAAGAGCGAGGAGGTGGCGCCCCACGTCCACGCACTGGAGGGCCGCAGGGCCCGTCTGAAGAGCCAGGAGCCCCGGCGGACACCTGCCCCGTCCTCCGCCGACCCCGTCCGCCCACGCCACGGGAAGGGTAGGCAGCCAAACGTGGGCGAGCCAGACGCGGCCGGCGCCGTCGACCCCAAGCTCCTGCGTAAGCTGGAGGCCCAGG AGATCGCACGCCAGGCGGCTCAGCTGAAGCTGATGCGGAAACTGGAGAAGCAGGCACTTGCGCGCGCAGCCAAGGAGGCAAAGAGACAACAAG CGCTGCTGGCGGCCGAGGAGAAGCGCAGGCAGAAGGAGCAACTGAAGCTTCTGAAGCAGCAG GAGAAAATCAGGAGAATAGAACAAATTCGTATGGAGAAGGAGCTTCGAGCTCAACAGATACTAGAG GCAAAGAgaaagaagaaggaggaggctGCCAATGCTAAAATACTAGAAGCTGAAAAACGGATTAAG GAGAAGGAGCTACGCAGACAGCAGGCCATGATTCTGAAGCAACAG GAGCGAGAGAGACGGAGGCAGCACATGATGCTGATAAAAGCCATGGAGGCCCGAAAGAGAGCAGAG GAGAGGGAGCGCCTGAAGCAGGAGAAGAGGGATGAGAAGAGACTGAATAAGGAACGCAGGCTGGAGCTGCGGCGTCTGGAGCTGGAGATGGCCAAGGAGCTGAACAAGCCCAACGAGGACATGTGCCTGGCGGACCACAAG GCTCTCCCCGAACTGCCCCGTCTGCCCGGCCTGGTTCTGCCCGGCGGCTGCTTTGCGGACTGCCTGATGGTGCTGCAGTTCCTGCGCTGCTTTGGGAAGGTGCTGGGGGCGGAGGGGGGCGTCCCGGCCCCGACCCTGCACACCCTGCAGGCCGGCCTGCTCAACCTGGGCCCCAGCGCCGCGCTCCTGCAAGAGCTGCTCGTCCGCCTGCTCTCCGCCGCCGTGTGCGACCCGGGTCTTCCCCCGGGGCAAAGG GCCAAAACTGCTTTGGGGGAGCATCTGTCCAGCGTGGCGATAAACCAGGACAACGTGTCTGAGATCCTGCACATCTACATGACTGCACACTGCGGGCAGACGGAGCTGGCACCTCTGGCCGAGAGCCTGAAGACCAAGGCCTTCCAGGCACACACACCGGTGCAGAAGGCCTCCATGTTGGCCTTCCTGGCCAATGAGCTGGCCTGCAGCAAGAGCGTGGTCAc TGAAATCGACAAAAATATTGACCATATGACGAACCTGCGGCGAGACAAATGGGTGGTGGAGGGCAGCCTTCGCAA gctgagGAGCATCCATGCCAAGCGCACGGGGAAGCGTGAGAGCGGCGTGGGCGGTGACGACGGTCAGGCCCTGGGCACGCCGAGCGCAGGACGCAAACGCAAGAGGAAAGCGGGAGACAgcgaggatgatgatgatgaggatgatgacaGTGATGACCaagtagaggaggaggaagaagaggaggaagaaggggGGAAGAAAGGAAAGAAAGCAGAGGCATGTGAGGATGAG GACGAAGGTGACCAAACGGCCAGCGTGGAGGAGCTGGAGAGACAGATTGAGAGGTTAACCAAG CAACAGAGCCAGATCCGCCGGAAGCTGTTTGAGTCGTCTCACTTGCTGCGCTCCATGATGTTGGGGCAGGACCGCTACAGGAGACGCTATTGGGCACTGCCCCAGTGTGGGGGCGTGTTCATCGAGGCCATGGAGAGCGGGGAGG GTGCAGAGGAGCtccagagggagagggagagattgcAGAGTGCCCATGGCCTCCTGCTGAAGGAGGAGCCCGTGGAGAAGCCTCTGTTCACCAGCCCCGAGGTGAAGCGTGAGACGCCCTCTCCCGAGCCGCCGCAGGAGAAAAACTCTCTCAACCTGTTCCTGCAGAAGCCGGGCTCCTTCTCCAAACTCAGCAAACTGCTGGAGGTGGCGAAGATGGTTCCTGAGCCCAGCGTCCACCCCCACGCCCCTCTCCTGACTCCTCCTCATTTGCCTACAAATGCTCAAACTGCATTTCCCACCATCCCCTCTCCCATCTCGAACCAGGAAGTTAAATCTGAGCCCAGTGCTCCCCTCCTGATTCCCGCCTACCTCGGCAACCTACAGCAACAGCTCCACAGTGACCAGCTCTACCGGGCTCTGACGGAGAACAATGCTCATTGGTTCAGCCTGCTGCCACGTTCGCCATGTGACGCGGCGTCTCTGACCGCCAGTCAGATCCCTCCACCATCGTCCTCGCCTCAGCCCCGCAGTGCCAAAGGCCAGTCGCCCACCACCAGCAACCCCGGGATCgcctcctctctgtcccccgACTCCAGCCAGACAGCCGCCTCCGTCACCAGCCCGTCCTGCACCGCCACGCTGGCCAGCGGCTCCCTGGCAGCTCTGCAG ATGAAGGCCGCCACGCCCGTAATTGGCCTCCCCTTGTGTCCCTGGCCCACGGCTTTTCCCGGGTCAAACGTGGCCTTCGGTGGCCTGACCATGCCATCCTTGCTGGGCGGGGCGTACGCCCCTGCAGAGGGAACGGGGAACCCCTTCCTGCTGTCTGCTGGCGTGGCTGCTGTTAAGAGTGAGTCTCCAGGACCAGGTGGTGAGAAACCCCCCACAGCGCCCTCGCCTGTTCTGGAGGTCACCAAGAACCAGGACCTCACCTCCCCCCAGCCTATCCCAGAAG agatgcTGAGAGGCTGGTGGAAGGTGTCTAGCTCTGAGGAGTTGAGCAGCATAGTGAACGCATGTCACCCCcgtggtgtgagagagagagtcctgCAGAAACAGCTCCAGAAACACATGGAGTCCATCACACAAGTGTGTGCCAAGAACAAAGACG CTGCCGTGATGGACGTGGAGGAACTGGGGCggaggcaggtgtgtgaggagacggtGCGGGGCTGGTGTGTGGAGGAACACGCTATGGACCAGGACATCTCCGCACTCCAACAGGTGGAGGAGTTGGAGCGCAGGGTGGCCTCCGCCAGCCTGCAGGTCAAG GGCTGGCGTCCCGCCGAGCCGCAGTCCCTCAGAGGAGACCTGCTCTACTACGAGCACAAAAGCCCGGGTGGGGCCGAGGCGACCAGGTCGGACGCGGGCGTAGCGCGCCGCGCCAACAACCCGCTGGACATAGCGGTGGCGCGCCTGTCCGAGCTGGAGCGCCACATCGAGAGAAGGTACCTGAAGAGTCCTTTAGGCATCACCATTCAGCTCACTGTGGATAACGTTGGCATGGTGACCATACCGGCTCCTGCACCATCCCATAATGCCGATGGTGACGG GGCGGAGGAGGAGGTGGCCCCAGGGATGAAGCAGTGGAGGAGGGCCCTGGGGGAGGCGCGCAGCGGAGCACAGCTCTCCCTCTGCCTGCAGCACCTGCAGCGCTCCATCGCCTGGGAGAGGTCCATCATGAAAGTG TACTGCCAGATATGCCGTAAGGGAGACAACGAGGAGCTTCTGCTGCTGTGTGACGGCTGTGATAAAGGATGCCACACCTACTGCCATAAGCCCCAGATCACCACCATCCCCGAGGGAGACTGGTTCTGCCCTGCCTGCATCACTAAG GCAAGCGACCCATCCCAGACGGGCAGGAAGCAGACCTGCCGCCCTGCTGGAGCCGGAGCCGGAAAGAAGCTTCCGGAGGCCAAGCGCAACAAGCGTGGGGGCGTGGCAGGGGAGGGCTCGGAGGAGGAGTCCACCAGCGCCAGCAGCACGCCCAAGAAGGCAGGGAAGGAGgcgcagaagaagaagaaggcagaggaggccccgccccccgagCCCACCCAGCAGGAGAGCCCCGTCCGAGCCAAGAAAGCCAAAACGGCCCGGGACAACAGTAAAGACCTGGAGCTGTGCAG GCTGTTGCTGGCGGAGCTGCTGTCTCACCAGGACGCCTGGCCGTTCATGATACCCGTCAACCCTAAATCCGTTCCTGGATACCGCAAAGTCATCAAGAAGCCCATGGACTTCTCCACCATCCGGGAGAAACTCGCCAACAGCCA ATACCTAAACCTGGAGACTTTTATCATTGATGTTAACTTAGTTTTTGATAACTGTGAAAAGTTCAATGAGGATAATTCTGAAATTGGCCGCGCGGGACACAGCATGAGGAGGTTTTTTCAACGGAGATGGACCGAACTTTTACAACAGATGAACTAA